Proteins from a genomic interval of Streptomyces sp. NBC_01445:
- the casA gene encoding type I-E CRISPR-associated protein Cse1/CasA, with protein MPESHPGPGSNGLSFDLTTRPWIPVLDRDGIQRELSLREVFEQAGRLRRIVGDLPTQEFALLRLLLALAHDALQGPGDIDDWSDLWGDEQCFTPVGPYLDTHAVRFDLLEPVRPFFQTASLRTAKDEVFSLNRIVADVPNGEPFFSARMPGVERLTFAEAARWTVHAHAFDTSGIKTGAVGDGRARSGKVYPLGVGWAGNLGGVFAEGRTLRETLLLNLVAADTANFEIDADDAPAWRREPYGPGGVDRAPTGVRDLYTWQSRRLRLHFDEHGVTGVVLGYGDPLHSRNRHHREPMTAWRRSTVQEKKLGESPVYLPREHDPERAAWRGIASLVATEPARGQGGEAASFLRPAVLEWVARLVTEGELERGFLVRARVVAAQYGTQQSVIDEIVDDHVAMAVVLLHDQDRRYAEQAIAAVGDADRAVNALGDLATNLARAAGLDGEGPRAIAREHAYAALESPNRHWLHRLAQADDPHEQRLVWQQQVYEIAVQLGKRLMDAAGEAAWQGRTIELKRGTEWLNSALAERWFRSALTKALGQPQPSGATSDAGPAPAPDTAKAPA; from the coding sequence GTGCCTGAATCCCATCCCGGCCCTGGCAGTAATGGCTTGTCGTTCGACCTCACCACGAGGCCGTGGATCCCTGTCCTGGACCGTGACGGAATACAGCGGGAGTTATCGCTGCGGGAGGTGTTCGAGCAGGCGGGCCGGCTGCGCAGGATCGTCGGTGACCTGCCGACCCAGGAGTTCGCTCTGCTGCGGCTGCTGTTGGCGCTGGCCCACGACGCACTGCAGGGGCCGGGCGACATCGACGACTGGTCCGACCTGTGGGGCGATGAGCAGTGCTTCACGCCGGTGGGCCCGTATCTGGATACCCATGCCGTCCGGTTCGATCTGCTGGAACCGGTGAGGCCGTTTTTCCAGACCGCCAGCCTGCGGACGGCGAAGGACGAGGTGTTCTCCCTGAACCGGATCGTGGCCGACGTCCCCAACGGGGAGCCGTTCTTCTCCGCCCGGATGCCCGGCGTGGAGCGGCTCACGTTCGCCGAGGCCGCCCGCTGGACCGTTCACGCTCACGCCTTTGACACCTCCGGTATCAAGACCGGGGCGGTGGGCGACGGTCGGGCCAGGAGCGGAAAGGTGTATCCGCTGGGGGTCGGCTGGGCCGGCAACCTCGGTGGAGTGTTCGCCGAGGGCCGCACCCTGCGCGAGACGCTGCTGCTGAATCTCGTGGCCGCCGACACCGCCAACTTTGAGATCGACGCTGACGATGCGCCGGCCTGGCGGCGCGAGCCGTACGGCCCGGGCGGCGTTGACCGTGCTCCCACCGGGGTCCGTGATCTGTATACCTGGCAGAGCCGTCGTCTACGGCTGCACTTCGACGAGCATGGCGTCACTGGGGTCGTCCTCGGCTACGGCGACCCCCTCCACTCGCGCAACCGGCACCACCGTGAACCCATGACTGCCTGGCGGCGCAGCACCGTCCAGGAGAAGAAGCTCGGTGAGAGCCCGGTCTATCTGCCGCGCGAGCACGATCCCGAGCGTGCCGCCTGGCGGGGGATCGCCTCCCTGGTCGCCACGGAACCGGCCCGCGGTCAGGGCGGCGAAGCCGCGTCCTTCTTGCGGCCGGCGGTGTTGGAGTGGGTAGCCCGGCTGGTCACCGAAGGAGAACTTGAGCGCGGGTTCCTCGTTCGCGCCCGGGTCGTCGCGGCGCAGTACGGTACCCAGCAGTCCGTGATTGACGAGATCGTCGACGACCACGTCGCCATGGCCGTCGTCCTCCTGCACGACCAGGACCGCCGTTACGCCGAGCAGGCCATCGCCGCCGTCGGTGACGCTGACCGTGCGGTGAACGCCCTCGGTGATCTGGCCACGAACTTGGCCCGCGCCGCCGGTCTGGATGGCGAAGGACCGCGTGCCATCGCACGCGAGCACGCCTACGCCGCCCTGGAGAGCCCCAACCGGCACTGGCTCCACCGCCTCGCGCAGGCCGACGACCCCCACGAGCAGCGGCTGGTGTGGCAGCAGCAGGTGTACGAGATCGCCGTCCAGCTGGGGAAGAGGCTCATGGACGCAGCCGGGGAGGCCGCCTGGCAGGGCAGGACTATCGAGCTGAAAAGGGGCACCGAGTGGCTCAACTCGGCCCTCGCCGAGCGGTGGTTCCGCAGCGCATTGACCAAAGCCCTCGGCCAGCCCCAGCCGTCCGGCGCCACATCCGACGCGGGCCCGGCGCCCGCACCCGACACTGCGAAGGCACCCGCATGA
- the cas3 gene encoding CRISPR-associated helicase Cas3': protein MTGVGVRAGLRARLGGPVLSVWAKHDRDAEGWLPLWRHMEDSAAVAGRLWDEWLSSSVRRLIAGVLPGGEADARRLAVWLAGIHDIGKATPAFACQVDSLADVMRGRGLQMRSGAAMGADRKLAPHGLAGQVLLGEWLEERHGWTRRQSGQFTVVVGGHHGVPPEHGQITALDARPELLRSPGASSALWRRVQEELLEACADEFGAGERLGAWRSVKLPQPAQVLLTALVIVSDWIASNPDLFPYFPEDVPRSGEERIAAAWRGLDLPGGWQAQMPTGDVQELFGSRFALPPGAGVRPVQERAVEVARTMSEPGLLVIEAPMGEGKTEAALAAAEVFAARSGAGGVFFALPTMATGNAMFPRLLDWLERLPAPEGARYSVLLAHSKAALNGDFAQLMRHSHRVEAVDLDETAEAELWRPSHSRRWASPELVAHAWLRGRKKAMLSSFVAGTVDQLLFAGLKSRHLALRHLALAGKVVVIDEAHAYDTYMSVYLDRVLSWLGAYRVPVVVLSATLPAGRRRELVAAYAGTAAGQQAADFGAVAEAGEYPLVTAVAPGGLPVLCRPVASGRGVDVQVERIDDDLDVLAGRLESELARGGCALVVRNTVRRVLDTAAALRERFGDAQVSVAHSCFIDVDRAAKDADLLRRFGPPAKATRRPDRHIVVASQVAEQSLDVDFDLLVSDLCPVDLMLQRMGRLHRHLRPDRAQADRPERLRRPRCLVTGVDWTQTVPKPVRGSVAVYGAYALLRSAAALLPHLDDKEARPVRLPADISRLVQHAYAEQADVPSEWVQDVEAARLQHLEHRAGQAERAAVFRLDAAARPGQPLFGWVAAGVGDADDTRQGRAQVRDSRESLEVVVVQRRSDNTLTTVPWLEADRDGRSLAGLELPTDQVPAPAAARAAASCGLRLPMQFSNAETMDQAIGELEELYVPAWQMKDSHWLAGQLILALDEDCQTRLAGFALRYSTSDGLEVTRA from the coding sequence ATGACTGGTGTGGGGGTTCGTGCCGGGTTGCGGGCGAGACTGGGTGGCCCGGTGCTCAGTGTGTGGGCGAAGCACGACCGGGATGCAGAGGGGTGGCTCCCTTTGTGGCGGCACATGGAGGACAGTGCCGCTGTGGCGGGGCGGTTGTGGGATGAGTGGCTGTCGTCTTCCGTGCGGCGGTTGATCGCGGGTGTCCTGCCCGGGGGCGAGGCGGATGCCCGACGGCTTGCTGTGTGGCTGGCAGGGATTCACGACATCGGGAAGGCGACGCCGGCTTTCGCCTGCCAGGTCGATTCGCTGGCCGACGTGATGCGGGGCCGTGGGCTGCAGATGCGGTCGGGGGCGGCCATGGGCGCGGACCGGAAGCTGGCCCCGCACGGGTTGGCCGGGCAGGTGCTGCTGGGGGAGTGGCTCGAGGAGCGCCACGGCTGGACCCGCAGGCAGTCGGGGCAGTTCACGGTGGTGGTGGGGGGCCATCACGGGGTGCCGCCGGAGCACGGCCAGATCACTGCACTGGATGCCCGGCCCGAGTTGCTGCGAAGCCCGGGCGCGAGTTCTGCGCTGTGGCGGCGGGTGCAGGAGGAGCTGCTCGAGGCGTGCGCGGACGAGTTCGGTGCAGGTGAACGCCTGGGCGCGTGGCGGTCGGTGAAGCTTCCACAGCCGGCGCAGGTTCTGCTCACGGCGTTGGTGATCGTGAGCGATTGGATAGCGAGCAATCCTGACCTGTTCCCGTATTTTCCCGAGGATGTTCCTCGCTCCGGTGAGGAACGCATTGCCGCGGCGTGGAGAGGGTTGGATCTGCCCGGCGGCTGGCAAGCCCAGATGCCCACTGGGGATGTTCAGGAGCTGTTCGGATCCCGCTTCGCTCTGCCGCCTGGTGCCGGGGTTCGGCCGGTTCAGGAGAGGGCTGTTGAGGTCGCGCGGACGATGAGCGAGCCGGGCTTGTTGGTGATTGAGGCGCCGATGGGGGAGGGCAAGACGGAGGCTGCGCTCGCGGCCGCGGAGGTTTTCGCTGCGCGGTCCGGTGCGGGCGGCGTGTTCTTCGCGCTGCCGACTATGGCCACCGGAAACGCCATGTTTCCCAGGCTGTTGGACTGGCTGGAGCGTCTGCCCGCGCCTGAAGGAGCGCGGTACTCGGTGCTTCTGGCCCACTCCAAGGCGGCTTTGAACGGAGACTTCGCACAGTTGATGCGGCACAGCCACAGGGTTGAGGCTGTCGACTTGGACGAGACGGCCGAAGCGGAACTGTGGCGGCCTTCTCATTCCAGGCGTTGGGCGAGTCCGGAGCTGGTGGCGCATGCCTGGCTGCGGGGTCGGAAGAAGGCCATGCTGTCCTCTTTCGTTGCGGGCACGGTCGATCAGCTGTTATTCGCGGGACTCAAGAGCCGTCACTTGGCGCTGCGTCATCTCGCGCTGGCGGGCAAGGTCGTTGTGATCGACGAGGCGCACGCCTACGACACGTACATGAGCGTCTACCTGGACCGGGTGCTGTCCTGGCTGGGTGCCTATCGGGTGCCGGTGGTGGTGCTGTCGGCGACCTTGCCGGCCGGTCGGCGCCGCGAGCTGGTCGCGGCGTATGCGGGTACGGCCGCAGGGCAGCAGGCTGCCGATTTCGGCGCTGTTGCCGAGGCCGGTGAGTATCCCTTGGTGACGGCGGTCGCGCCGGGCGGGTTGCCGGTGTTGTGTCGTCCTGTCGCGTCGGGTCGTGGCGTGGACGTGCAGGTGGAGCGGATCGATGATGATCTGGATGTTCTTGCCGGCCGGCTGGAGAGTGAACTCGCGCGCGGCGGCTGCGCTCTCGTCGTGCGCAACACCGTGCGCCGTGTCCTGGACACGGCAGCGGCACTGCGTGAGCGGTTCGGGGATGCGCAGGTGAGTGTGGCGCACTCCTGCTTCATCGACGTCGACCGGGCTGCCAAGGACGCCGACCTGCTGCGCCGCTTCGGGCCGCCGGCCAAGGCGACGCGGCGGCCGGACCGGCACATCGTGGTCGCCAGTCAGGTGGCCGAGCAGTCGCTGGACGTCGACTTCGATTTGCTGGTCAGTGACCTGTGCCCGGTCGACCTGATGCTGCAGCGCATGGGCCGTCTCCACCGCCACCTGCGCCCCGACAGGGCGCAGGCCGACCGCCCGGAGCGGCTGCGCAGGCCTCGCTGCCTGGTTACCGGCGTCGACTGGACCCAGACGGTGCCCAAGCCGGTGCGCGGGTCTGTCGCCGTGTATGGGGCTTATGCCCTGCTGCGCTCTGCGGCCGCGCTGCTGCCTCACCTGGACGACAAAGAAGCACGCCCGGTGCGGCTACCGGCCGACATCAGCCGACTGGTGCAGCACGCCTATGCCGAGCAGGCCGACGTCCCGAGTGAGTGGGTGCAGGACGTTGAGGCGGCCAGGCTGCAGCATCTGGAGCACCGTGCCGGTCAAGCCGAGCGCGCAGCGGTCTTCCGTCTTGATGCGGCGGCCCGCCCCGGCCAGCCGCTGTTCGGCTGGGTCGCCGCCGGGGTCGGTGACGCTGATGACACCCGCCAGGGCCGGGCCCAGGTGCGCGACAGCCGCGAGAGCCTGGAAGTCGTCGTCGTGCAACGCCGCTCCGACAACACCCTCACCACGGTGCCCTGGCTCGAGGCGGACCGTGACGGCCGCTCACTCGCAGGACTCGAACTGCCCACGGACCAGGTGCCGGCCCCTGCCGCGGCCCGCGCGGCCGCGTCCTGCGGACTGCGGCTGCCGATGCAGTTCAGCAACGCCGAGACGATGGACCAGGCGATCGGCGAACTGGAGGAACTTTACGTTCCTGCATGGCAGATGAAGGACAGTCACTGGCTCGCGGGCCAGCTGATTCTCGCGCTCGACGAGGATTGTCAGACCCGCCTGGCAGGCTTCGCTCTCCGCTACAGCACAAGCGATGGTCTCGAGGTGACCCGTGCCTGA
- a CDS encoding DUF6415 family natural product biosynthesis protein has translation MSTASKTRTDAPDGLDTGAIRAAVATALAPGVAMPSRVSIDAGCRSLLQHLEDLMGEDYDVGRRPEARALYTAASDVLDKAHRPTAESSQFSAWQYTRNLAALVGAFLDLYTAQQAAQHVRPTHSGGQR, from the coding sequence ATGAGCACTGCGAGCAAGACCCGCACCGACGCCCCCGACGGCCTCGACACCGGCGCGATCCGCGCCGCGGTCGCCACGGCCTTGGCTCCTGGTGTCGCTATGCCCAGCCGGGTGTCGATCGACGCCGGATGCCGCAGCCTCCTGCAGCACCTGGAAGACCTCATGGGCGAGGACTACGACGTCGGCCGCCGACCGGAGGCGCGCGCCCTATACACGGCCGCGTCCGATGTCCTGGACAAGGCCCACCGGCCCACCGCCGAGTCCAGCCAGTTCTCGGCGTGGCAGTACACGAGGAATCTGGCCGCGCTCGTCGGCGCGTTCCTCGACCTCTACACCGCTCAGCAAGCGGCGCAGCACGTGCGCCCGACTCACTCTGGAGGACAGCGATGA
- the tgmB gene encoding ATP-grasp ribosomal peptide maturase, whose translation MTGAARPVLVVAEHLDAAADMVVDQLNQRQIPVVRLDAADFPQQLTLTATHEAAGAGWSGMLDDGRRTVRLEDVRAVYWRRPGRSAIDAAVPEPYRTWARNQADAAMLNLLAALPGVRWINDPHRDRLAAHKPQQLLAATRCGLRVPRSLITNDPVAAAAFAKQIDGPLICKPLLGGRLDVGEERQLMVATHQVDPADFDDTIRTTAHYFQERITKAFEVRLVAVDDRVFGGTLHASSEQAAIDWRTDYEHLDYNTIDVPDDIATAVRRFLAYFGISFGSFDFAVTPEGQWVFFENNPAGTWAWVENRTGLPIAAAHADYLQGAIS comes from the coding sequence ATGACCGGCGCCGCCCGCCCTGTGCTCGTCGTCGCCGAGCACCTTGACGCGGCTGCCGACATGGTCGTCGACCAGCTCAACCAGCGGCAGATTCCCGTGGTCCGCCTCGATGCCGCCGACTTCCCCCAGCAGCTCACCCTGACGGCCACGCACGAGGCGGCCGGTGCGGGCTGGAGCGGGATGCTGGACGACGGGCGCAGGACGGTGCGGCTCGAGGATGTCCGGGCCGTCTACTGGCGGCGGCCCGGACGTTCTGCGATCGATGCCGCTGTGCCCGAGCCCTATCGCACGTGGGCGAGGAACCAGGCCGATGCGGCGATGCTGAACCTTCTCGCGGCGCTGCCGGGAGTGCGCTGGATCAACGATCCGCACCGTGACCGGCTCGCCGCGCACAAGCCGCAACAGCTGCTCGCCGCGACCCGCTGCGGCCTGAGGGTGCCGCGCAGCCTCATCACCAACGACCCCGTTGCCGCAGCCGCGTTCGCCAAGCAGATCGACGGCCCGCTGATCTGCAAACCGCTCCTCGGCGGCCGCCTCGACGTGGGCGAGGAACGTCAGCTGATGGTCGCCACGCATCAGGTCGACCCCGCCGACTTCGACGACACGATCCGCACGACCGCGCACTACTTCCAGGAACGCATCACCAAGGCCTTCGAGGTGCGCCTGGTCGCCGTCGACGACCGTGTTTTCGGCGGCACTCTGCATGCCTCGTCCGAACAGGCAGCCATCGACTGGCGCACCGACTACGAGCACCTCGACTACAACACGATCGATGTTCCCGACGACATCGCCACGGCGGTGCGCCGCTTCCTCGCCTACTTCGGCATCAGCTTCGGATCCTTCGACTTCGCGGTCACTCCGGAGGGACAGTGGGTGTTCTTCGAGAACAACCCCGCCGGTACCTGGGCCTGGGTCGAGAACCGCACCGGCTTGCCGATCGCCGCCGCGCACGCCGACTATCTTCAAGGAGCCATCTCATGA
- a CDS encoding methyltransferase domain-containing protein produces MNWPDTDTAVALRQKYAADLVADPDDPWHRAFASVPRHVFTPRFFMQPSGRWQPVNWGDPGYLETVYSDAALTTQLDELGIPTSSSSQPSLMLAMLEALDVHQGQRVLELGTGTGYNLALLAARLGDKNLVSVEPDTQLVDLALRRLEQAGYRPVVIAGDGTLGHVRRAPYDRIIATVGLTHIPPALLDQATPGAVLVAPLGYGLVRLVLTGTGHASGRFLKPPARFMAVRGPATHPDLDTVRGERPTSTTIALEDVLDRLTFAMSIALPGYTSSSWHDDKGQLEAVGLWLPDGSTAVADASGHVRQSGPSRVWDTVEDLAKTLPPHIDRPDFCVTVTPIRQTVTYGEPSGPSWHLPSTGQ; encoded by the coding sequence ATGAACTGGCCCGACACCGACACCGCGGTAGCGCTGCGCCAAAAGTACGCCGCCGATCTGGTCGCCGACCCGGACGATCCCTGGCACCGAGCGTTCGCAAGTGTCCCCCGACACGTCTTCACACCCCGCTTCTTCATGCAGCCCTCCGGCCGCTGGCAGCCAGTCAACTGGGGCGACCCCGGCTATCTAGAGACCGTGTACTCGGATGCGGCGCTGACCACACAACTGGACGAACTCGGCATCCCGACGAGCTCGTCGAGCCAGCCGTCGCTGATGCTCGCCATGCTCGAAGCGCTCGACGTCCACCAGGGGCAGCGAGTCCTCGAACTCGGCACTGGCACCGGCTACAACCTGGCCCTGCTCGCCGCCCGCCTGGGCGACAAAAACCTCGTGAGCGTGGAGCCGGACACACAGCTCGTCGACCTCGCGCTGCGCCGCCTCGAACAGGCCGGGTACCGCCCCGTAGTCATCGCCGGCGACGGCACCCTGGGCCACGTCCGCCGCGCCCCCTACGACCGGATCATCGCGACCGTCGGGCTCACCCATATCCCGCCCGCCCTGCTCGACCAGGCCACCCCAGGCGCAGTGCTCGTCGCGCCGCTCGGCTACGGCCTCGTCCGTCTGGTCCTCACCGGAACCGGTCACGCCTCCGGCCGATTCCTCAAGCCCCCAGCCCGCTTTATGGCCGTGCGCGGCCCGGCCACACACCCCGACCTGGATACTGTCCGCGGCGAGAGGCCTACCTCCACGACGATCGCGCTGGAGGATGTCCTGGACCGGCTGACGTTCGCGATGTCGATCGCCCTGCCCGGCTACACCTCCAGCTCGTGGCACGACGACAAGGGGCAGCTCGAGGCCGTCGGCCTGTGGCTACCGGACGGCTCCACCGCCGTCGCCGACGCCTCGGGCCATGTCCGCCAGAGCGGCCCGAGCCGCGTGTGGGACACCGTCGAGGACCTCGCGAAGACCCTCCCTCCGCACATCGACCGGCCGGACTTCTGCGTGACCGTCACCCCGATTCGGCAGACCGTCACCTACGGCGAGCCCAGCGGACCGAGCTGGCATCTGCCTTCCACCGGCCAGTGA
- a CDS encoding DUF397 domain-containing protein, whose protein sequence is MNHHKAQLYALDLSDADWTKSSYSGGENDCVEIAVLPGGARAVRDSKHPEREPLRYTATEWAAFRQGVIAGEL, encoded by the coding sequence ATGAACCACCACAAGGCCCAGCTGTACGCCCTTGACCTCTCCGACGCCGACTGGACCAAGTCGTCCTACAGCGGCGGGGAGAACGACTGCGTTGAGATCGCCGTCCTGCCCGGCGGCGCCCGGGCCGTGCGCGACTCCAAGCACCCCGAGCGTGAGCCCCTGCGCTATACGGCCACCGAATGGGCAGCCTTCCGACAAGGCGTGATCGCCGGAGAGCTCTGA
- a CDS encoding replication-relaxation family protein: protein MASKSALWPYGSTAPLREDILRVLGVLKVATAEQIQELTRPHLTYRHPAPNNRGSRTAAHRNAALDLAHHGLVISEGRSRAGNKLYGLTPSGLEASARALERPLAEMGSIARGAASHGAAHALDVNATVLGLLQPRPTQSAYDRLSPADQAVVDNRPHGVGSLGAMSTEVGLPVTGTDAEPAYGSVQADLVVIACEHQLPLMFVEVDRSTMAPERVVAKIRRYQQYFERRDKQGSLWWRSRWHLPEDQQPAVALVLSGRSESSVLNRAAVVMNLVDNLKPPFPVLGTTLTRLQERGPWGQTWWNAARGGSPQSLDQALGLPSSLTM, encoded by the coding sequence ATGGCATCGAAGAGTGCGTTGTGGCCGTATGGGTCGACGGCTCCGCTGCGTGAGGACATCCTGCGAGTTTTGGGGGTGTTGAAGGTGGCGACGGCGGAGCAGATCCAGGAGCTCACACGCCCGCACCTGACCTACCGGCACCCGGCCCCGAACAATCGGGGCAGCCGCACGGCCGCGCACCGCAATGCCGCCCTGGACCTGGCGCATCACGGCCTCGTGATCTCAGAGGGCCGCAGCAGGGCCGGCAACAAGCTGTACGGGCTGACTCCCAGCGGGCTGGAGGCGTCCGCCCGCGCGCTGGAGCGGCCGCTGGCGGAGATGGGCTCGATCGCGAGGGGCGCTGCCTCTCACGGCGCCGCGCATGCTCTGGACGTCAACGCCACCGTGTTGGGACTGCTGCAGCCCCGCCCCACGCAAAGCGCTTATGACCGTCTCAGCCCTGCCGATCAGGCCGTGGTGGACAACCGCCCGCACGGTGTCGGCAGTCTGGGGGCGATGAGCACCGAGGTCGGCCTGCCGGTCACGGGCACCGACGCGGAGCCGGCATACGGCTCGGTGCAGGCCGACTTGGTCGTCATCGCCTGCGAGCATCAGCTGCCGCTGATGTTCGTGGAAGTCGACCGCTCCACGATGGCGCCCGAACGCGTCGTGGCCAAGATCCGCCGCTACCAGCAGTACTTCGAGCGCCGCGACAAGCAGGGGAGCCTGTGGTGGCGCTCTCGCTGGCACCTGCCCGAAGATCAGCAGCCGGCGGTCGCCCTCGTACTGAGTGGACGCAGCGAATCCAGCGTCCTCAACCGGGCCGCGGTCGTGATGAATCTAGTAGACAACCTCAAGCCGCCGTTCCCGGTCCTCGGCACCACCTTGACTCGCCTGCAAGAGCGCGGACCGTGGGGCCAGACCTGGTGGAACGCAGCCCGCGGCGGAAGTCCCCAGTCCCTGGACCAGGCACTGGGCCTTCCCTCATCGCTCACCATGTGA
- a CDS encoding conjugal transfer protein, whose protein sequence is MPAPTVEAPPTAAGLDLHRTRRTVRLGRACVWVCLMAGPAAFALALAQPTTTVVAQGAPASARTSSPAAAPADPSGYVAEFVDAWLRSDSNTPDSASALRAAQFAPDVALPEPGSGVKAPQEVTAVRSVHRSGSQWSVTVAAQYADTVRYFAVPVTASTSGGAIAVTGTPALVAAPAVAKGALSAYRVEVPDGPLTDTIGDFLTAYLAGSGDVDRYLAPQTSLVAVTPAVADQVDVETVTAREEAAAAEKVASDGTRVHVTASVVAHTKSGTWPLGYELTLAGRGGRWEIAELTSGGGAAK, encoded by the coding sequence ATGCCAGCACCCACCGTTGAGGCGCCGCCGACCGCGGCCGGTCTCGACCTCCACCGCACCCGCCGCACCGTCCGTCTCGGGCGAGCCTGTGTGTGGGTCTGCCTTATGGCCGGCCCGGCCGCCTTCGCCCTGGCTCTCGCCCAGCCGACCACCACCGTGGTCGCCCAGGGCGCCCCCGCATCAGCTCGCACCAGCTCTCCCGCGGCGGCGCCGGCCGATCCGTCCGGCTATGTCGCCGAGTTCGTCGATGCCTGGCTGCGCTCGGATAGCAACACCCCTGACAGCGCCTCTGCGCTGCGCGCCGCGCAGTTCGCCCCCGACGTCGCGCTGCCCGAGCCGGGTTCGGGGGTGAAGGCCCCGCAGGAGGTGACCGCGGTACGCAGCGTGCACCGCAGCGGCAGCCAGTGGTCGGTGACCGTAGCTGCCCAGTACGCCGACACGGTCCGCTACTTTGCCGTGCCGGTCACCGCATCCACGTCCGGCGGCGCCATCGCTGTTACCGGCACCCCTGCTCTCGTGGCCGCACCGGCCGTGGCAAAGGGTGCGCTCTCGGCCTACCGGGTCGAGGTGCCTGACGGGCCGCTGACCGACACTATCGGAGACTTCCTGACCGCCTACCTTGCGGGCAGCGGCGACGTCGACCGGTACCTCGCCCCGCAGACTTCCCTGGTTGCGGTCACTCCGGCAGTCGCCGATCAGGTCGACGTCGAGACGGTCACCGCGCGGGAGGAGGCGGCGGCCGCCGAAAAGGTGGCCTCCGACGGCACTCGCGTGCATGTGACGGCGAGCGTGGTCGCACACACGAAGTCTGGGACGTGGCCGCTGGGCTATGAGCTCACCCTGGCGGGGCGTGGCGGGCGCTGGGAGATCGCCGAGCTCACCTCGGGCGGGGGTGCGGCGAAGTGA